A stretch of DNA from Plasmodium brasilianum strain Bolivian I chromosome 3, whole genome shotgun sequence:
AATAGTCCATCGTAGAAGTTCTCCTTGTCTTGGTCCCCACTTCTTTCTCTTTCCTTCTGCACCTCCGATTCGTCATCCACTTCGGCTTCTACTCTATCAACTATCCCAGCTTCTATGCTGTTACCTACCCCGGATTCTATGCTGTTACCTATCCCAGCTTCTATGCTGTTACCTATCCCAGCTTCTATGCTGTTACCTATCCCAGCTTCTATGCTGTTACCTATCCCAGCTTCTATGCTGTTACCTATCCCAGCTTCTATGCTGTTACCTATCCCAGCTTCTATGCTGTTACCTACCCCGGATTCTATGCTGTTACCTACCCCTGATTCTATGCTGTTACCTACCCCGGATTCTACTTGTTCACCTACCCCATCCTTTACATCATCAAATTTATGTGTGTCTGTTTCGGCGGCCAGCTCGaccttcatttttttcaaactCCGATAACCCTCGTTCTGGGGATGGTAAGACCTCTTTTCATTTGCGCATTTgctttttatgaatataaatttccCATCGTGCGTCGAAAATAAGGAAGTCAGAATGAAGAAGACCTCCTCATTACTGTGTTCAACTTGTACATCCCATCCCAAAAGATAAAGGAATGCTTCTCTATAGCTCTTTATTTGGCtagtataataaattttaataacttCAATTTTGGactttaaatataaaatttcatttctCATATTTGTTAATTCTATTTCGTCCATGGATTTTAAACTTTCGATATCTCTGTAGAGAACACTTATATCATCCTTATTACAATAATGACTATGATTACTACTAacactattattactattattattattgtataagTCTGTGGAAAGAGCTTTATTACCTTTACTCTCCTtattgttcattttattGTCAAACTGCaccttttttattgtttcttTCAAGTCTCTTATGACAGTAtcatttttctcattatCTTCACGCCATTGGTTTTTCACATGTGTTAAAtcattttctaaatatacaattttgtttttataattctctACTTCTTCTttaagatatattatttccttCTTATGAAACTGCAATTCTTCTGCAAACATTTctgcatttttttgttttaaataaaaactttCGTACtcacttttatatttcttcatattttcatttaattcttctattaatttttccttctcttgattgtctttttttatcatgtCGTATTTGGTTTTGTAGTCTGTCAGAAGCTTCTCAAAATTTGCGCCCTCTAATTTTATACTATCAAATGTTGTACTCCCAAATTTTGAACTCTCAAAATTTTTACTCCCCGCTTCCTTCGCATTAGCATCAGCGTCTTCATCACCATCAGCACAAGCAGTATTACTATCATCACCTCCATCGTCTTTTTCATTACCACCTCTTTGAAGCTGCATTTCGGACTCAGAACACGCCTCCCTATTCAAACCCTCCCCTTGTTTTTCTGCCTTTCCCTGGTTTCGTTGGACCGTGTTACTGTTACCCTTGCCCCTATCATGGACACCCTTTGCCTTGTTCAACTCGTACAAATAATCTCTTTTAAGCAAttcatactttttttctaaaaacctaattttgtttttcaaaattcTTAGCTCTAAATTCTTATCCTcactattttgtttttctatttctataTCAATTGACAACTTTTTGTATTTCACTTCTAAGTCTGTCTTTGTAAAATTAACTTGATTgtacttattatatatatcattcaagcttttttttaaattctcaATATTTATGgctttatcatttatatacaatttgGAAAACTTCATCCATTCGTTTAGTTGCTCTGTTAGTTTATTATTCTCTATTTGATGATTTAAAATACTGTTTTTCAgttctttaatattttcgaATCTTTCTTTATCTctatatttgaatatttctaattcttttattttgctttccAATATATCAATTTTGCTTTCTAATAAtggaatttttttacatttctcTTTATACTGAGAACATAAAACAATCATGCTTTTATACTGTTGTCTTTCCTTGGATgttatttcatcatttttttttaaaatttctatattttcttttaatttttttatttctaatttatattttaatacttCATCATCCGTTATATTATCTAACag
This window harbors:
- a CDS encoding hypothetical protein (conserved Plasmodium protein), with amino-acid sequence MKSNNETQDKSKDEEILKLRKLAALFKNECKKLKEENDLLKRNITVNKQECDSDDKNNNKESSSIEGEDISRKLKQEFGKRMVIEKNYKKLKEFTFVLEEKLVNLKKENKDKCKNLEEKLNECYKNLNMCKYENENLKEKIKEKDVTVDKLNNKIDEFRIYLKGEKSIINNNLLDNITDDEVLKYKLEIKKLKENIEILKKNDEITSKERQQYKSMIVLCSQYKEKCKKIPLLESKIDILESKIKELEIFKYRDKERFENIKELKNSILNHQIENNKLTEQLNEWMKFSKLYINDKAINIENLKKSLNDIYNKYNQVNFTKTDLEVKYKKLSIDIEIEKQNSEDKNLELRILKNKIRFLEKKYELLKRDYLYELNKAKGVHDRGKGNSNTVQRNQGKAEKQGEGLNREACSESEMQLQRGGNEKDDGGDDSNTACADGDEDADANAKEAGSKNFESSKFGSTTFDSIKLEGANFEKLLTDYKTKYDMIKKDNQEKEKLIEELNENMKKYKSEYESFYLKQKNAEMFAEELQFHKKEIIYLKEEVENYKNKIVYLENDLTHVKNQWREDNEKNDTVIRDLKETIKKVQFDNKMNNKESKGNKALSTDLYNNNNSNNSVSSNHSHYCNKDDISVLYRDIESLKSMDEIELTNMRNEILYLKSKIEVIKIYYTSQIKSYREAFLYLLGWDVQVEHSNEEVFFILTSLFSTHDGKFIFIKSKCANEKRSYHPQNEGYRSLKKMKVELAAETDTHKFDDVKDGVGEQVESGVGNSIESGVGNSIESGVGNSIEAGIGNSIEAGIGNSIEAGIGNSIEAGIGNSIEAGIGNSIEAGIGNSIESGVGNSIEAGIVDRVEAEVDDESEVQKERERSGDQDKENFYDGLFNERNEINTNAVIEKSNLQNTNINISTIMKGCKYNLLLHGYYSIKWNENVEWKRYINKINTYPILLSLSCIEEYNNIKCQYNNNLSKNHKGMLFKI